The proteins below are encoded in one region of Mustelus asterias unplaced genomic scaffold, sMusAst1.hap1.1 HAP1_SCAFFOLD_44, whole genome shotgun sequence:
- the LOC144482988 gene encoding G-protein coupled receptor 15-like, with protein sequence MHAPANGPFFAMFYPILAVIGVPANFVAIITLCHGRCGLSRCITYYLVAIAVTDFLVIITGVILNRTGRIYFGESVLFTHTACALTMILAFVTLDGSVWLTVGFTIDRFVAISCQSLKTRYCTEKTALLVIGIVCALSCIKNIPFYFTFQPLFIRDEVAWFCDIKASFSTSPFWQAFDWLDHILTPFLPFILILLLNALTIKHILAASRARRRLRGSDSQEDPEMANRKRSIVLLFAISLSFLLLWAPYVGHFLYVQITGEGYFNSLDFNDSQYIIQETTNMLQLLSSCNNVFIYAVAQTKFRAEMMKVLMWPVTMVTGCFKQQHKQKNDLA encoded by the exons ATGCATGCACCAGCGAATGGACCCTTCTTTGCTATGTTCTATCCAATCCTTGCTGttattggtgtccctg CGAATTTTGTGGCGATCATAACCTTATGCCATGGACGGTGTGGACTCTCCCGGTGTATCACCTACTATCTGGTGGCAATAGCGGTGACCGATTTCCTTGTCATCATCACCGGCGTCATCCTGAATCGGACTGGGCGCATCTATTTTGGTGAAAGTGTGCTTTTCACCCACACTGCATGTGCTCTCACCATGATTCTGGCTTTTGTCACACTGGATGGATCAGTCTGGCTGACAGTGGGCTTTACCATCGACCGTTTTGTGGCCATCAGCTGTCAGAGCCTGAAGACAAGATACTGCACAGAGAAAACAGCATTGCTAGTTATAGGAATAGTCTGTGCCCTGAGCTGCATCAAGAATATTCCTTTCTACTTCACCTTCCAGCCCTTGTTCATCCGGGACGAGGTGGCCTGGTTCTGTGATATCAAAGCCAGCTTCAGTACCTCGCCCTTCTGGCAGGCCTTTGACTGGTTGGATCACATCCTAACCCCTTTCCTCCCATTCATActcattctgctgctcaacgcccTCACAATAAAACACATCTTAGCggccagcagagcccgcaggaggctCCGGGGCTCCGACAGTCAGGAAGACCCGGAGATGGCCAACCGTAAGCGATCCATTGTCCTGCTCTTTGCCATCTCGCTCAGCTTCCTCCTCTTGTGGGCTCCTTATGTCGGACATTTTCTCTACGTGCAGATTACAGGTGAGGGCTACTTCAACAGCCTCGATTTCAATGACTCACAGTATATCATTCAGGAGACGACCAACATGCTCCAGCTGCTCAGTTCCTGCAACAACGTCTTCATCTATGCAGTGGCCCAGACCAAGTTTCGAGCGGAGATGATGAAGGTGCTGATGTGGCCAGTCACCATGGTCACTGGTTGCTTTAAGCAGCAACATAAACAGAAAAACGACCTCGCTTGA